The proteins below are encoded in one region of Planctopirus limnophila DSM 3776:
- a CDS encoding FG-GAP repeat domain-containing protein, protein MAGSWKCAGFVLAAVQFCSIATAQMTEESSRLAGYYGFGPLEVMKLEDRSKFLHSADVNHDGLIDLLAVDNSHNRIDLLLQRKETTPHAVASREVNKVQQSSLFEHVKLPVDHEILSLTTGDFDKDGRTDIAYLGAPDQLVILYQPEKGTWNRKFEQRVADMSTASWSLAAGDLNQDDRTDLVVLGERETSLFLQLASGQMAPVQKLLNTSEKMGLVQISDLNGDGLADLVYLAGEGNNRKLGVRFGRGNKTLGAEFLFDLDRPRSVTLANIDAQPGNEIVTIDSRNGRIRLSKIEMEARKAGELPDRLVQFGFGPGGTAKDRSVAIGDVDQDGLTDILVSDGAASRVLLFRQDPRFGLDLGTGWPSLKGADQLRLANVDGVPGLEMIVQSVAEKSLGVTSFRGDRIPFPELISIDTEPVALEMADLDGDGQVELLYLEASKSGRDYSSKLRALTHNGTKFVPFKFGDQESYTVPLKGRAEGMLAGDLTGNNRSELLVFQGAGKSPIVLSFGDQGVVTEINSTGPLGPGMAGAVGTSIAEFGNAKGLLISQDNLVRFVTYDQAKGWQIVMQYTAPESNARLMGGTTIELDGQPGPEVVLYDGGLSKLRVYRQAPEGLVAWKEIDMGDFPFLQFKTGDFNGDHQQDLLVLGTDRMAVLYSGGVSPKIAELGQFEMTQEKTYPADLIAGDFNDDGWTDLAIIDTRSQYLQLVQYRPSTGLEAALSFRVFEQKSFDDDEGGSGEPREGIAADVTGDGRTDLILLAKDRVLIYPQDTVESPEPARTTQKTPAVPSSTGAQAQPAKAR, encoded by the coding sequence ATGGCAGGTTCCTGGAAGTGTGCGGGTTTTGTCCTCGCTGCTGTGCAGTTCTGTTCGATCGCCACTGCACAAATGACGGAAGAATCTTCCCGTTTGGCTGGTTACTACGGATTTGGTCCGCTGGAAGTCATGAAGCTCGAGGATCGCTCGAAGTTTCTTCACTCGGCCGATGTGAATCATGACGGCTTGATCGATCTTTTGGCGGTCGATAACAGCCACAACCGGATCGATCTGCTGCTTCAGCGTAAAGAAACCACACCCCATGCTGTGGCTTCGCGCGAAGTGAATAAAGTGCAGCAAAGCTCGTTGTTTGAGCATGTCAAGTTGCCTGTGGATCATGAGATTCTTTCATTAACAACAGGCGATTTTGACAAAGATGGCCGGACAGATATTGCCTACCTGGGCGCACCAGACCAGCTGGTCATTCTTTACCAGCCTGAGAAAGGAACCTGGAACCGGAAGTTTGAGCAGCGTGTGGCGGATATGAGTACAGCGTCGTGGTCGCTCGCGGCTGGTGATTTGAATCAGGATGACCGGACCGATCTGGTCGTTCTGGGAGAGCGGGAAACGAGTTTGTTTCTGCAACTGGCCTCGGGGCAGATGGCACCCGTGCAGAAGCTGCTCAATACTTCGGAGAAGATGGGTCTGGTGCAGATTTCTGATCTCAACGGCGACGGTCTCGCTGATCTGGTCTACTTAGCGGGTGAAGGAAACAACCGCAAACTGGGCGTTCGCTTTGGTCGCGGGAACAAAACTCTTGGAGCCGAGTTTCTCTTTGATCTGGATCGTCCCCGTTCTGTGACGCTGGCGAACATCGATGCCCAGCCAGGGAATGAAATTGTCACGATTGATTCTCGAAATGGCCGGATTCGCTTATCGAAGATCGAAATGGAAGCACGCAAAGCGGGTGAACTTCCGGATCGACTGGTGCAGTTTGGTTTTGGCCCGGGGGGAACGGCCAAAGATCGCTCAGTCGCTATTGGTGATGTCGATCAGGATGGTCTGACAGATATTCTCGTCTCTGATGGAGCCGCTTCGCGCGTATTGCTCTTTCGGCAGGATCCTCGCTTCGGGCTCGATTTGGGAACTGGCTGGCCATCGCTTAAAGGTGCCGACCAGCTTCGATTGGCCAATGTTGATGGTGTGCCCGGCCTCGAAATGATCGTGCAGAGTGTGGCTGAAAAATCGCTGGGAGTGACTTCCTTCCGCGGTGATCGGATACCTTTCCCGGAGTTGATCTCGATTGATACTGAGCCTGTCGCGTTGGAAATGGCGGATCTTGATGGCGATGGTCAGGTCGAGTTGCTGTATCTCGAAGCGAGTAAGAGTGGACGTGATTACTCGAGCAAGCTGCGAGCACTGACACATAACGGCACGAAGTTCGTGCCCTTCAAATTCGGAGATCAGGAGAGCTACACCGTACCACTCAAGGGGCGTGCCGAAGGAATGCTTGCGGGTGATCTTACGGGGAATAACCGGTCGGAACTGCTCGTCTTTCAGGGTGCAGGAAAGTCGCCTATCGTGCTGAGTTTCGGCGATCAGGGCGTGGTGACAGAGATTAACTCGACAGGCCCGTTAGGCCCGGGTATGGCAGGGGCGGTGGGAACCTCGATTGCCGAGTTCGGCAACGCTAAGGGCTTGCTGATATCGCAGGATAACCTGGTGCGGTTTGTGACTTATGACCAGGCTAAGGGCTGGCAGATCGTGATGCAGTACACTGCTCCGGAATCCAACGCTCGACTGATGGGAGGCACAACGATTGAACTCGATGGACAGCCGGGACCCGAAGTTGTGCTGTATGACGGTGGGTTAAGCAAACTGCGTGTTTATCGCCAGGCACCGGAGGGTCTGGTGGCGTGGAAGGAAATCGACATGGGAGACTTCCCTTTCCTGCAGTTCAAGACCGGCGATTTCAATGGTGATCATCAACAGGATCTCCTCGTCCTGGGGACTGATCGGATGGCAGTCCTTTATAGCGGCGGTGTCTCTCCCAAAATTGCTGAGCTGGGCCAGTTCGAAATGACACAGGAAAAGACCTATCCGGCTGATCTTATCGCTGGGGACTTTAATGATGATGGCTGGACAGATCTGGCAATCATCGACACACGCAGCCAATACCTGCAACTTGTGCAGTATCGCCCCAGTACCGGGCTGGAGGCGGCTCTCAGTTTTCGGGTATTCGAGCAGAAATCGTTCGATGACGACGAAGGTGGCAGTGGCGAGCCTCGCGAAGGGATTGCCGCCGATGTGACGGGCGATGGCCGGACGGATCTAATTCTGCTGGCGAAAGATCGCGTGCTGATCTACCCACAGGATACGGTGGAATCGCCTGAGCCAGCTCGGACCACACAGAAGACTCCTGCGGTTCCATCATCAACAGGAGCTCAGGCTCAACCTGCCAAAGCGAGGTAA
- a CDS encoding FHA domain-containing protein, producing the protein MRVVIRILEGMERGEVFHDLTLPCTVGREEENAVQLNDDRISRFHCKLQEDSGRVILTDLDSTNGTRVNGRAVQMHVLQPGDLIMVGRCVLLYGDVPPPAVTLVTSNQGAPETRIGLTDPGDSGDLEFSIATDFEMGRKPMFPHGRPELPLDLKGLQRVQLNDLIAWIHDELGSALQNASEQSSAMTGLRQLIIPWAQRERLIELEASLADILRRLSSNDTV; encoded by the coding sequence ATGCGGGTTGTGATACGGATTCTCGAAGGAATGGAACGAGGTGAGGTCTTTCACGACCTGACCCTGCCCTGCACTGTTGGTCGAGAAGAAGAGAATGCGGTTCAACTGAATGATGACCGCATCAGTCGCTTTCACTGCAAACTGCAGGAAGATTCTGGCCGCGTCATTTTGACCGATCTCGACAGTACCAATGGGACGCGAGTGAATGGCCGGGCTGTGCAGATGCATGTGCTGCAGCCGGGCGATCTGATTATGGTGGGCCGATGTGTCCTGCTTTACGGCGATGTCCCGCCACCGGCAGTCACTTTGGTGACCAGCAATCAGGGAGCCCCTGAGACGCGCATTGGCCTGACCGATCCCGGAGATTCCGGCGATCTCGAATTCTCGATTGCGACCGATTTTGAAATGGGCCGCAAACCCATGTTCCCTCATGGGCGCCCCGAGTTACCACTCGATCTGAAAGGGCTGCAGCGCGTTCAGTTAAACGATCTGATTGCCTGGATTCACGACGAACTCGGGAGTGCACTGCAGAATGCGAGTGAACAGTCATCTGCGATGACAGGTCTCAGGCAATTGATCATTCCGTGGGCTCAGCGTGAGCGACTGATTGAACTGGAAGCATCGCTGGCCGACATTCTACGCCGACTATCCAGCAACGACACAGTTTGA
- a CDS encoding sugar phosphate isomerase/epimerase family protein — protein sequence MRFAICQELYEGWSWERQCAFSAELGYQGLEVAPFTLAPRITDVSSGQRAEYRRVAQAHGLSIIGLHWLLAKTEGFHLTTKDAAVRQKTAAYLAELARGCADLGGQILVLGSPQQRQLEVGMTKETGMEHAREVLEAIEPVLAETRVTLCLEPLSPKETNFLNTCGEAVALIDQIGSPWIRLHQDVKAMLSEPTPIDQLIMKYASYTSHFHVNDANLLGPGMGTTDFAPIFDALFKSGYAKWVSVEVFDYSPGAEVIARDSIAHMLRFCEDARSC from the coding sequence ATGCGATTTGCAATCTGCCAGGAACTGTACGAAGGCTGGAGCTGGGAGCGTCAGTGCGCATTCTCGGCTGAGCTGGGTTATCAAGGATTGGAAGTCGCACCGTTTACGCTGGCTCCACGGATCACGGATGTGAGCAGCGGGCAGCGGGCCGAATACCGCCGGGTGGCTCAGGCTCATGGTCTGTCGATTATTGGCCTGCACTGGCTGCTGGCGAAGACAGAGGGGTTTCATCTCACGACCAAAGACGCCGCAGTTCGTCAGAAGACGGCGGCCTATCTGGCGGAACTGGCCCGAGGGTGTGCCGATCTGGGTGGCCAGATTCTCGTGCTGGGTTCACCACAGCAGCGGCAACTGGAAGTGGGGATGACGAAAGAAACGGGCATGGAGCATGCTCGCGAAGTGCTGGAAGCGATTGAACCTGTCCTGGCCGAGACCCGGGTGACGTTGTGCCTGGAACCGCTGTCTCCCAAAGAGACCAATTTTCTCAACACCTGCGGCGAGGCGGTCGCGCTGATTGATCAGATCGGCTCGCCATGGATCCGACTGCATCAGGATGTGAAGGCGATGCTCAGTGAGCCGACGCCCATTGATCAGTTGATCATGAAGTACGCCAGTTATACGTCTCACTTCCATGTGAATGATGCCAATCTGCTGGGCCCGGGGATGGGGACGACCGACTTTGCACCGATTTTTGATGCGCTGTTTAAGTCGGGCTATGCGAAGTGGGTGAGTGTGGAAGTCTTCGATTACAGCCCGGGAGCGGAAGTGATTGCCCGGGATAGTATTGCTCACATGCTGCGCTTTTGTGAAGACGCCCGCTCCTGCTGA
- a CDS encoding TatD family hydrolase: MDELFDTHCHLDEDAFLNERDDVIERAIALGVTRMLSIGTTLASSQRAIELAERESHVRAAVGIHPNYCSGTQPTDWSEICQLARHPLVLAVGETGLDQYWKQTPIELQQDYFRRHIELSWELKKPFIVHCRDAEPETLLLLEEMSRMAPLCGLMHSFAGSAETARQCLELGLYLSFSGMITYKRNEALLAVATEAPLDRILIETDAPYLAPVPLRGKRNEPAHVRYTLGKLADARQIDRHELATTTTANALRLLGWPAPLA; encoded by the coding sequence ATGGATGAGTTGTTCGATACACATTGTCATCTCGATGAAGATGCCTTTTTGAATGAGCGGGACGATGTGATCGAGCGGGCGATTGCCTTGGGTGTCACGCGCATGCTGTCGATTGGCACGACTTTGGCCAGCAGTCAGCGAGCGATTGAACTGGCCGAGCGGGAGTCTCACGTGCGGGCTGCTGTGGGGATTCATCCGAATTATTGCTCAGGGACTCAACCCACTGACTGGAGCGAGATCTGCCAGTTGGCGCGCCATCCTCTGGTGCTGGCTGTGGGTGAAACGGGGTTGGATCAGTATTGGAAGCAGACACCCATCGAATTGCAGCAGGATTATTTCCGCCGACATATCGAGCTGTCGTGGGAATTGAAGAAGCCTTTTATTGTCCATTGCCGGGATGCAGAGCCTGAAACGCTGCTGTTACTCGAAGAGATGTCGCGGATGGCTCCGCTGTGCGGCTTGATGCACTCGTTTGCAGGAAGTGCCGAGACAGCCCGGCAATGTCTGGAGCTGGGTTTGTATCTGTCGTTTTCCGGGATGATTACTTACAAACGCAACGAGGCACTCCTGGCTGTGGCGACAGAAGCACCTCTCGACCGGATTCTGATTGAGACTGACGCGCCGTATCTGGCTCCGGTTCCTTTGCGTGGAAAACGGAACGAACCGGCCCATGTCCGTTACACGTTGGGTAAGCTTGCCGATGCGAGGCAAATCGATCGACACGAACTGGCGACGACAACGACTGCGAATGCACTCCGGCTTTTGGGTTGGCCAGCGCCGTTGGCTTAA
- a CDS encoding thiazole synthase, with protein sequence MSADQPGMSLPRFKVGSHELSSRLIVGTGKYTTFEEMHDCLALSGADVVTVAVRRERLVDKEGRNILDFIDLKKTTILPNTAGCFTAEDAVRTARLGREILEGLENPGASWVKLEVLGDKKTLLPDPIATVEATRQLVKDGFEVLVYTTDDPITAKRLKDEGAVSVMPAGSPIGSGQGVLNPNNIRICLEYLKENDPDYPVIVDAGVGTASDVAFAMELGCDAVLLNTAIASAAQTRDMAVAMKLACQAGYLAARAGRIPRKLYATASSPETGLISPAVRG encoded by the coding sequence ATGTCTGCAGATCAACCCGGTATGTCACTTCCCCGTTTCAAAGTCGGAAGCCATGAGCTTTCTTCCCGACTGATTGTCGGCACAGGCAAGTACACCACCTTTGAAGAAATGCACGATTGTCTGGCACTCAGCGGTGCCGATGTGGTGACCGTCGCGGTGAGGCGTGAGCGGTTGGTCGATAAAGAAGGCCGTAACATTCTCGACTTCATTGACCTTAAAAAGACCACCATTCTGCCGAATACGGCCGGTTGCTTTACTGCCGAAGATGCCGTTCGCACGGCCCGGCTGGGGCGCGAGATTCTCGAAGGGCTCGAAAACCCCGGTGCAAGCTGGGTCAAACTCGAAGTTCTGGGAGACAAAAAGACGTTGCTCCCCGATCCCATCGCCACTGTGGAAGCCACGCGCCAGTTGGTGAAAGATGGCTTTGAAGTGCTGGTCTATACGACCGATGACCCGATCACAGCCAAACGGTTGAAAGACGAAGGGGCTGTTTCGGTCATGCCAGCGGGTTCACCCATTGGCAGCGGGCAAGGTGTGCTCAATCCCAATAATATCCGTATCTGCCTCGAGTATCTTAAAGAGAACGACCCGGATTACCCGGTCATTGTCGATGCAGGAGTGGGCACAGCAAGCGATGTCGCCTTTGCCATGGAGTTGGGTTGCGATGCCGTCCTGCTCAATACGGCGATTGCGAGCGCTGCCCAGACACGGGACATGGCCGTGGCGATGAAGCTGGCCTGCCAGGCGGGTTATCTGGCAGCGCGGGCCGGGCGCATTCCCCGTAAACTGTACGCGACAGCCTCGAGCCCGGAAACCGGGTTGATTTCCCCCGCAGTGCGGGGTTAA